The Aspergillus luchuensis IFO 4308 DNA, chromosome 7, nearly complete sequence genome has a segment encoding these proteins:
- a CDS encoding CCCH zinc finger protein (COG:S;~EggNog:ENOG410PQ5K;~InterPro:IPR019496,IPR000571,IPR036855;~PFAM:PF10453,PF00642,PF18044;~go_function: GO:0046872 - metal ion binding [Evidence IEA]), whose protein sequence is MNSQGFSFPPPPPPPPSQQQQPQQPQPQQQQQYRHHNANYPSQYGGQGYHGQRGGHAHGGHFRGRGRGYGNRGGARGGHFMTPDNRAYPTATPSTGYAQMNYSGYATHPNPVAQVTPSPSQNFQRAPNASSFPPSQPYAQSAARVPPYQGQPNYGGAYTSPTAQPGSMYPSVMPAQQPVNQPVQTPMVAPPMRWGFEQTGPAGSFAGAQRGGHFNGYNAQSHTGDRTAHYANKRDHNAAFGKPQSVAPRVPAPPPVPSFGNPLPVKPPPPADATRKPKKKKRKHNQLGLTPRTEEHESSEDEDDVDEEARLAGGAADAAALKITYRGKTSTLQSPEEIAAWIEERRKRYPTQAKVEEKKKALEEAKKARQEVQRQKDQRKQESKRAQKDGRNKKAHDKQSNDQPADPMDAAAKAKEKADRLRRKLMKEEKRVAKAEADAERALLRAEALKKGSTDANVDESSATAQVPPAPETGIKADADSEDKSVKPGPAAADGSEVTNGDTTSATDVRIDAGKPEEAGDEANISSQDDSDSSDWTSSSGSDSSSDESDSDSDSAPEEATTRREGPERVLPPPRESKKKPCHHFARTGRCRNGDRCRFSHEAPERGKKATKPTEPKGRKGLLQALLDRQKGEEDRKVMEAIAWLGENGFLDEPKAQEDTNKSTSVTEGTEAPQQAAPKDTISGQETDAAPVTA, encoded by the exons ATGAACTCCCAggggttctcttttcctcctccccctccccctcctccctctcagcaacaacaaccgcaacaaccgcaaccgcagcagcaacaacaataccGTCACCATAATGCCAACTACCCTTCGCAATATGGCGGTCAGGGATATCACGGCCAACGAGGTGGTCATGCTCATGGCGGCCACTTCAGAGGACGTGGGAGGGGCTATGGTAACCGGGGAGGCGCCCGTGGAGGTCACTTTATGACACCAGATAACCGCGCGTACCCTACCGCTACACCGTCTACTGGCTACGCTCAGATGAACTACTCTGGGTATGCCACGCACCCCAACCCAGTAGCCCAAGTCACTCCTTCGCCATCGCAAAATTTCCAACGGGCTCCGaatgcttcttccttccctccttcgcAGCCTTATGCGCAATCCGCAGCCCGGGTGCCGCCTTACCAAGGCCAGCCTAACTATGGGGGAGCTTACACTTCGCCTACGGCTCAACCTGGGTCTATGTATCCTTCGGTTATGCCTGCCCAGCAACCGGTCAACCAGCCAGTTCAGACGCCGATGGTTGCCCCTCCTATGCGCTGGGGGTTTGAGCAAACGGGACCGGCAGGCTCCTTCGCCGGAGCTCAGCGCGGCGGACACTTCAACGGTTACAACGCTCAGTCACATACTGGGGATAGAACAGCACACTATGCCAACAAGCGCGATCATAATGCGGCCTTTGGGAAGCCCCAGTCCGTCGCACCCCGAGTTCCCGCACCGCCTCCGGTTCCCAGCTTCGGAAATCCTCTTCCCGTCAAACCCCCGCCACCAGCTGACGCCACACGGaagccaaagaagaagaagagaaagcacaATCAGCTTGGATTGACCCCGAGAACCGAAGAGCATGAGTcgagcgaggatgaggacgatgtggatgaagaagcgaGATTAGCCGGAGGAGCTGCCGACGCCGCAGCTCTCAAGATCACATATCGCGGGAAAACTTCCACATTGCAGTCGCCGGAAGAAATTGCGGCCTGGATTGAGGAACGGCGAAAGCGGTATCCGACGCAGGCGAAagtggaagagaagaagaaggccttgGAAGAGGCGAAAAAAGCACGCCAAGAAGTACAGCGGCAGAAGGACCAGCGAAAGCAAGAGTCAAAGCGAGCGCAGAAGGACGGTCGGAATAAGAAAGCGCACGACAAGCAATCTAATGACCAACCGGCCGATCCCATGGATGCTGCAgcgaaggcgaaggagaaggcggaCAGACTGCGGCGAAAGCTcatgaaggaagagaaacggGTGGCCAAAGCCGAGGCAGATGCTGAAAGGGCTTTGCTGAGGGCTGAAGCACTGAAAAAGGGATCAACCGATGCCAATGTAGACGAAAGTTCGGCCACCGCACAAGTCCCACCGGCTCCAGAAACTGGAATCAAGGCAGATGCAGATTCGGAAGACAAGTCTGTCAAGCCCGGGCCCGCTGCGGCCGATGGATCAGAAGTCACCAACGGCGACACGACGTCTGCAACAGACGTCAGAATAGACGCTGGGAAGCCCGAAGAGGCTGGGGACGAGGCCAACATCTCGTCTCAAGATGACTCCGATAGCAGCGATTGGACATCATCCAGTGGGTCAGATTCCTCGTCGGATGAATCCGACAGTGACTCGGACTCTGCGCCGGAGGAGGCGACTACTCGACGAGAAGGACCGGAGCGGGTGCTGCCACCCCCTCGCGAGAGTAAGAAAAAGCCATGCCATCACTTTGCTCGAACCGGTCGCTGCAGGAATGGAGATAGATGTCGGTTCTCGCACGAGGCACCTGAGCGAGGAAAGAAAGCGACGAAGCCAACGGAGCCGAAGGGGCGAAAGGGGCTTCTACAAGCG CTCCTGGACCGCcaaaagggagaagaagaccgaaaGGTCATGGAAGCAATTGCATGGCTCGGGGAAAACGGATTCCTAGATGAGCCCAAGGCCCAAGAGGACACTAACAAGTCGACTTCGGTGACCGAAGGCACGGAAGCTCCGCAGCAGGCAGCCCCCAAGGACACAATCTCGGGGCAGGAAACCGATGCTGCCCCCGTGACTGCCTAG
- a CDS encoding protein-histidine N-methyltransferase (COG:A;~EggNog:ENOG410PNYI;~InterPro:IPR019410) — protein MTSTFSFGFAGDDIDIDDTEMNETHETHSDQNAGAGSTLPELIPAKKHDVAEWIPTLPSQISFNKLRLPTKTTPANQHLTLARRDIFDIRAQLMAEDTPDENNEELIAGLEKGDIKPNFYEGGFKTWECAVDLAKVLVDTDELAASTATGDRHIIELGAGTAIPSLSLFAQLLSQPASGQQQQNKRTHFTFADYNSAVLRLVTFPNLLLTWYHYTQSSPSPSEGEPKKEEEDELLDITPTLIQSFQDDISARGITISFISGAWSPAFVDLVFFSTQEVTYSQTLVLASETIYSPASLGAFSETLVALLRRAAAAPGGQQQSAAALVAAKKVYFGVGGGVDEFLAVLGGVAGTLGVEVDVQERLDVKSEGVGRVVLGVRCA, from the exons ATGACATCCACATTCAGCTTCGGCTTTGCGGGGGACGATATCGACATCGATGATACGGAAATGAACGAGACTCACGAGACTCACAGTGACCAGAATGCTGGTGCGGGTTCTACACTCCCAGAGCTGATTCCAGCTAAGAAACATGATGTGGCTGAATGG ATCCCTACACTCCCATCTCAAATCTCATTCAACAAGCTCAGACTACCCACCAAAACTACCCCTGCAAACCAGCACCTCACCCTCGCTCGTCGGGACATCTTCGACATCCGCGCCCAACTCATGGCCGAGGATACTCCCGACGAGAACAACGAGGAATTAATTGCCGGTCTGGAGAAAGGCGACATCAAGCCCAATTTCTACGAAGGCGGGTTCAAGACCTGGGAATGTGCGGTTGACCTAGCCAAGGTGCTTGTTGACACCGATGAGCTGGCTGCGTCGACGGCTACTGGTGATAGACATATCATTGAG CTCGGTGCCGGCACCGCCATCCCCTCACTATCTCTCTTCGCACAACTCCTCTCTCAACCAGCATCaggacagcagcagcaaaacaAGAGAACCCACTTTACATTCGCAGACTACAACTCTGCCGTTCTCCGTCTCGTCACTTTCCCTAACCTCCTCTTAACATGGTATCACTACACAcaatcttccccttccccgtcCGAAGGAGagccaaaaaaagaagaagaagacgaactCCTCGACATAACCCCCACCCTCATCCAATCCTTCCAAGATGACATCTCTGCCCGCGGCATCaccatctccttcatctccggTGCCTGGTCGCCCGCTTTCGTGGATTTGGTTTTCTTCTCCACTCAGGAAGTAACTTACTCCCAAACACTCGTCCTCGCCTCCGAGACTATCTACTCGCCTGCGTCGCTGGGGGCGTTCTCCGAGACGTTAGTCGCATTGTTGCgtcgtgctgctgctgcgccaggAGGACAGCAGCAGAGCGCGGCAGCGTTGGTCGCGGCGAAGAAGGTCTAttttggggttggtgggggTGTCGATGAGTTTTTGGCTGTTttgggtggtgttgctgggaCTCTGGGGGTCGAGGTCGATGTGCAGGAGAGGTTGGATGTTAAGTCTGAGGGGGTCGGGAGGGTGGTTTTGGGGGTTAGGTGTGCTTAG
- a CDS encoding GPI anchored serine-threonine rich family protein (COG:S;~EggNog:ENOG410PYSY;~InterPro:IPR018466;~PFAM:PF10342;~SECRETED:SignalP(1-18)) encodes MRSVFYLALSAIASLAAASDNPFNVPEGGYTFTAGSPTTLTWDPTTNGTVTLRLQWGAVFTTTTGDLIAGSIDNSGSYSWTPSADLAARSDYTVEIIDDDNTDDVNYTPRFSVSGATGAVTTSTASSTTSSASSTSSSTDQTSTVSATTLSTTTSSASSSTSTTTAASNSTVSATSSKTASSSSSNTASSSAATASVTTVSTNAGMANQVSIGMMALVFGAVALI; translated from the exons ATGCGTTCCGTCTTCTACCTTGCTCTCAGCGCCATTGCGTCTCTCGCGGCCGCTTCCGACAACCCGTTCAACGTCCCTGAGGGTGGCTACACCTTCACCGCGGGCAGCCCGACTACTCTCACCTGGGACCCGACTACTAATGGCACCGTCACCCTGAGACTCCAGTGGGGTGCtgtcttcaccaccaccacgggcGACCTTATTGCCG GGAGCATCGACAACTCTGGTAGCTACTCTTGGACTCCTTCTGCCGATCTTGCGGCCCGCTCGGACTACACCGTTGAgatcatcgatgatgataacaCGGACGATGTTAACTACACCCCGCGCTTCTCGGTTTCCGGTGCTACTGGAGcggtgaccaccagcactGCCTCGTCAACCACGTCTTCTGCTTCCAGCACTAGTTCTTCCACCGACCAGACCTCCACCGTGAGCGCCACTACTCTGTCTACTACCACCTCGAGCGCTAGCTCTTCCACCTCGACCACCACGGCTGCCTCGAACTCTACCGTTTCGGCAACGTCCTCCAAGACTGCCTCGTCCAGCTCTTCGAACACCGCGAGCTCCAGCGCTGCTACCGCCAGCGTCACCACCGTGTCCACCAACGCCGGTATGGCCAACCAGGTCTCTATTGGCATGATGGCCCTTGTCTTTGGTGCTGTTGCGCTCATCTAA
- the CYS3 gene encoding cystathionine gamma-lyase CYS3 (COG:E;~EggNog:ENOG410PGYK;~InterPro:IPR000277,IPR015424,IPR015421,IPR015422;~PFAM:PF01053;~go_function: GO:0003824 - catalytic activity [Evidence IEA];~go_function: GO:0030170 - pyridoxal phosphate binding [Evidence IEA];~go_process: GO:0019346 - transsulfuration [Evidence IEA]), whose translation MVALPTQNGASTPQDRRFGTLAVHAGAPHDPTTGAVIAPISLSTTFAQTSVGNPVGLYEYTRSSNPNRDNFEQAIAALEHAKYALAFSSGSATTAVILQSLAAGSHIVSVSDVYGGTHRYFTKVASAHGVQVTFSPCIELDVEELIRPNETKLVWIETPSNPTLGLVDIEKIAAVAHKYGILVVVDNTFLSPYVQNPLDHGADIVVHSVTKYINGHSDVLMGVAAFNSDSLQERLSFLQNAIGAVPSPFDCWLAHRGLKTLHLRAREATTNATAVAKALEASPNVIAVNYPGIDSHPNRAIAVKQHRNGMGGGMLSFRIKGGQEAAHLFCKYTKIFTLAESLGGVESLCEVPSSMTHAGIPKDQREAAGVFDDLVRMSCGVEDSEDLLADALQALEKAVAATKVENGSA comes from the exons ATGGTTGCTCTCCCCACTCAGAACGGAGCGTCGACTCCTCAGGATCGCCGCTTCGGAACTTTGGCCGTCCACGCTGGTGCTCCCCATGATCCTACCACCGGCGCTGTCATTGCTCCT atctccctctccaccacctttGCGCAGACCAGCGTCGGAAACCCCGTCGGTCTCTACGAATACACCCGCAGCTCGAACCCCAACCG TGACAACTTCGAGCAGGCCATTGCTGCTCTTGAACACGCCAAATATGCCCTTGCCTTCTCCTCTGGctctgccaccaccgccgtcaTCCTCCAGTCTCTCGCCGCGGGCTCTCACATCGTCTCCGTCTCCGATGTCTACGGTGGAACTCACCGTTACTTCACCAAGGTTGCCTCCGCCCATGGCGTTCAGGTGACTTTCTCGCCTTGCATTGAGCTCGACGTCGAGGAGCTCATCCGCCCCAACGAGACCAAGCTGGTCTGGATCGAAACCCCTTCCAACCCCACCCTCGGCCTGGTCGATATCGAGAAGATCGCTGCCGTCGCCCACAAGTACGGTATCCTGGTTGTCGTCGACAACACCTTCCTGAGCCCCTACGTTCAGAACCCTCTGGACCACGGTGCCGATATCGTCGTCCACTCCGTCACCAAGTACATCAACGGTCACTCT GATGTCCTGATGGGTGTCGCCGCCTTCAACTCCGACAGCCTGCAGGAgcgcctttctttcctccagaACGCCATCGGCGctgtcccctcccccttcgaCTGCTGGCTCGCCCACCGTGGTCTCAAGACCCTCCACCTGCGTGCGCGCGAGGCTACCACTAACGCCACCGCCGTCGCCAAGGCCCTCGAGGCTTCTCCCAACGTCATCGCCGTCAACTACCCCGGCATTGACTCTCACCCCAACCGTGCCATTGCCGTCAAGCAGCACCGCAACGGCATGGGCGGCGGTATGCTGAGCTTCCGTATCAAGGGCGGCCAGGAAGCCGCTCATCTCTTCTGCAAGTACACCAAGATCTTCACTCTGGCCGAGAGTCTGGGTGGTGTCGAGTCTCTTTGCGAGGTGCCTTCCAGCATGACCCACGCTGGTATCCCCAAGGACCAGCGCGAGGCTGCTGGTGTCTTCGATGACCTCGTCCGTATGTCCTGCGGTGTTGAGGACTCCGAGGACCTCTTGGCCGATGCTCTTCAGGCTCTCGAGAAGGCTGTGGCTGCGACTAAGGTCGAGAACGGATCCGCTTAG
- a CDS encoding uncharacterized protein (COG:T;~EggNog:ENOG410PW7G;~InterPro:IPR000719,IPR011009;~PFAM:PF07714,PF00069;~go_function: GO:0004672 - protein kinase activity [Evidence IEA];~go_function: GO:0005524 - ATP binding [Evidence IEA];~go_process: GO:0006468 - protein phosphorylation [Evidence IEA]) gives MHHHCNSTWISHVCCPVHLLDNMTKYSARTALKKYTEELGNTTERNAVPISRSQTLIYHIEGNKFWIKVTLVGPTANLHLDNAGEQQTTKRERREFFQSFVRRIDYKLLPLLPYTVTEIIIGDPTATGHERELQLDDASGTLPNPTTAIRCNVREDFRSVAYPSCDEFPSFRQFHHKELTGATEITPGVFWVYHRKTRYVLKIVDRPLYRRHDTEVIRKELENLNYFAGVPNIVQAAGIAVSTNPYKSFDWDTGLPLAVTGILLEAYPGGTLQQVLSDRRVTEYRWKQWPIQIGTALNRFHVAKKTHMDLEPSNIVLDADGNAVLIDISGIGGFTSEWCAPEVLSDIPPCDLPFEQRQQNDIWAYGKLLSEIASQISDDPYVETLRQVADGLMERDHHNRMSIAMAIAQLQSA, from the exons ATGCACCA TCACTGCAATTCTACATGGATTAGTCATGTTTGCTGTCCCGTGCActtgtta GACAATATGACTAAATACTCAGCTCGCACTGCTCTCAAAAAATACACTGAGGAGCTGGGCAATACGACAGAAAGAAATGCGGTACCCATCAGTCGCTCGCAAACATTAATCTATCACATCGAAGGCAACAAATTCTGGATTAAAGTGACTCTAGTAGGCCCGACCGCCAACCTCCACCTCGACAACGCCGGAGAGCAGCAAACCACCAAGCGTGAACGGCGCGAGTTCTTCCAGAGCTTTGTTCGACGAATAGATTACAAAttgcttcctctcctcccgtACACCGTAACAGAGATCATCATAGGAGATCCAACAGCAACCGGTCATGAAAGGGAGCTCCAGCTTGACGATGCTTCTGGCACCTTGCCAAATCCCACTACAGCTATAAGATGCAACGTCCGAGAAGACTTTCGCAGCGTCGCCTATCCTTCATGCGACGAATTCCCCTCCTTCCGACAATTTCACCACAAAGAATTGACGGGTGCTACTGAAATCACGCCCGGGGTATTCTGGGTCTACCACCGCAAGACGCGATACGTCCTCAAGATAGTGGACCGCCCTCTCTATCGACGTCACGATACCGAGGTCATTCGCAAGGAACTAGAGAACCTCAACTACTTCGCTGGAGTACCAAACATAGTGCAGGCAGCTGGGATTGCCGTATCTACGAACCCTTACAAGTCCTTTGACTGGGACACCGGCTTACCACTGGCTGTGACGGGCATTCTACTAGAAGCATATCCCGGAGGGACACTACAGCAGGTCCTCTCCGATCGTCGCGTCACAGAATACCGCTGGAAGCAATGGCCCATCCAGATCGGAACCGCGCTGAATCGCTTCCACGTGGCAAAGAAAACTCACATGGACCTGGAACCGTCGAATATTGTTCTCGACGCCGACGGAAACGCAGTGCTCATCGACATCAGCGGCATCGGCGGATTTACGTCTGAATGGTGTGCACCCGAGGTTCTAAGCGACATTCCACCGTGTGATCTTCCCTTTGAACAACGTCAACAGAACGATATCTGGGCGTACGGGAAACTTCTATCCGAGATCGCATCACAGATAAGCGATGATCCGTACGTAGAGACCTTGCGCCAAGTTGCGGACGGGTTGATGGAAAGAGATCATCACAACCGCATGAGTATAGCGATGGCCATTGCACAGCTCCAAAGTGCTTAA
- a CDS encoding putative NADH-ubiquinone oxidoreductase 178 kDa subunit (COG:S;~EggNog:ENOG410PS0D;~InterPro:IPR034444;~go_component: GO:0005739 - mitochondrion [Evidence IEA];~go_process: GO:0055114 - oxidation-reduction process [Evidence IEA]), with protein MFFARRSVASARLLLRNQQPRRFDSHAAHHAEPVNESFGRSFYVTFGTFASAFVLYQVSKSNDNSGSPSWITNLIHKWTPDEKIFEQRNAIHTAAMEKVAHDRHLFASQGPREFIELKQPEVSFSAVAPYNVAPGQSADLSHVVAHYQRQNQEMEASRVARMQDGKVVSLYE; from the exons ATGTTCTTCGCTAGGCGATCGGTGGCTTCGGCGCGGCTCCTACTGCGGAACCAGCAGCCCCGGCGATTCGACTCGCACGCAGCTCACCATGCCGAGCCTGTGAACGAGAGCTTCGGC CGCAGTTTCTACGTCACCTTCGGCACCTTCGCGTCCGCCTTCGTTCTGTACCAGGTGTCCAAGTCGAACGATAACTCCGGCTCCCCTTCATGGATCAccaacctcatccacaaGTGGACTCCGGACGAGAAGATCTTTGAGCAGAGAAATGCCATCCACACGGCCGCCATGGAGAAGGTCGCTCATGACCGTCACTTGTTCGCGAGTCAGGGTCCTCGCGAATTCATTGAATTGAAGCAGCCTGA GGTCAGCTTCAGCGCCGTCGCTCCTTACAATGTCGCCCCCGGCCAGAGCGCCGATCTGAGCCATGTTGTCGCTCACTACCAGCGCCAGAATCAGGAAATGGAGGCCTCCCGTGTGGCCCGGATGCAGGACGGCAAGGTCGTGTCTCTTTATGAGTAG
- the RPC25 gene encoding DNA-directed RNA polymerase III subunit RPC25 (COG:K;~EggNog:ENOG410PNFC;~InterPro:IPR005576,IPR036898,IPR013238,IPR012340;~PFAM:PF03876,PF08292;~go_process: GO:0006351 - transcription, DNA-templated [Evidence IEA]) yields MFILTTISDLIQISPEDFSKYSAVALEDNINEKYANKVIQKIGLCIGFYDLLESSDGLIGHGTGLVNVNVKFRLIVFRPFKGEIMLGKISSATEHGIKVAVEFFNDILVPPDLLLDGARFDYADQVWIWENEDGSTFYFDVGEVVRFRVEMEEWHDQIPNAPDLGDAAAIERKPPYSIIGSMQMAGLGPISWW; encoded by the exons ATGTTCATTCTT ACTACGATCTCGGATCTTATCCAGATCTCCCCGGAGGATTTCTCCAAATATAGCGCTGTGGCTCTCGAAGATAACATCAACGAGAAGTATGCCAATAAA GTCATTCAAAAAATCGGCCTATGTATTGGTTTCTATGACCTGCTAGAGTCTTCAGATGGTCTGATTGGCCATGGTACTGGACTTGTAAATGTAAATG TCAAATTCCGTCTGATAGTCTTCCGCCCGTTCAAGGGCGAGATCATGCTTGGGAAGATCTCGAGTGCGACAGAACATGGCATCAAGG TTGCCGTGGAATTCTTCAACGATATCCTCGTGCCCCCTGATCTACTCCTGGATGGCGCCAGATT TGACTACGCGGATCAAGTCTGGATCTGGGAGAACGAAGATGGCTCCACGTTCTACTTTGATGTTGGTGAAGTTGTTCGATTCCGCGttgagatggaagaatgGCACGACCAGATCCCGAATGCGCCGGATCTAGGAGATGCCGCCGCCATCGAGCGGAAACCCCCATACTCGATTATA GGATCTATGCAAATGGCCGGATTGGGTCCGATTTCATGGTGGTGA